Proteins encoded by one window of Superficieibacter sp. HKU1:
- a CDS encoding quinone oxidoreductase produces MATRIEFNKHGGPEVLQAVEFTPTDPAENEIQVENKAIGINYIDTYIRSGLYPPPSLPSGLGTEAAGVVSKVGSGVTDIKPGDRVVYAQSALGAYSSVHNVPADKAAILPDAISFEQAAASFLKGLTVFYLLRKTYEIKPDEVFLFHAAAGGVGLIACQWAKALGAKLIGTVGSAEKAQRAKQAGAWQVINYREENLVERVKEITGGKKVRVVYDSVGKDTWESSLDCLQRHGLMVSFGNSSGPVTGVNLGILNQKGSLFATRPSLQGYITNREELTEASNELFSLIASGVIKVDVAEAQKFALNEAQKAHETLESRATQGSSLLIP; encoded by the coding sequence ATGGCAACACGTATCGAATTTAACAAGCATGGCGGGCCGGAAGTGTTGCAGGCGGTGGAATTCACGCCCACCGATCCGGCCGAAAATGAGATTCAGGTAGAGAATAAAGCGATTGGCATCAACTACATCGATACTTATATTCGCAGCGGGCTGTATCCGCCCCCGTCATTGCCCAGCGGATTAGGTACCGAGGCGGCAGGCGTAGTAAGCAAAGTCGGCAGCGGCGTAACCGATATCAAGCCCGGCGACCGGGTGGTGTATGCGCAGTCCGCACTCGGCGCTTACAGCTCAGTACACAACGTACCGGCTGATAAAGCGGCAATTTTGCCGGATGCCATCTCCTTTGAACAGGCGGCCGCCTCGTTCCTTAAAGGGCTGACGGTGTTCTATTTACTGCGTAAAACTTATGAAATTAAACCGGATGAGGTGTTTTTGTTCCACGCTGCTGCCGGGGGCGTCGGGCTAATTGCCTGTCAGTGGGCGAAAGCGCTGGGTGCGAAGCTTATCGGCACGGTCGGTTCTGCAGAAAAAGCGCAGCGTGCGAAACAGGCGGGCGCGTGGCAGGTGATTAACTACCGCGAAGAGAATCTGGTGGAGCGGGTAAAAGAGATCACCGGCGGTAAAAAAGTGCGTGTGGTATACGATTCGGTAGGTAAAGATACCTGGGAATCCTCGCTGGATTGCCTGCAACGCCACGGACTGATGGTAAGTTTTGGTAACTCTTCAGGCCCGGTCACCGGCGTTAATCTTGGCATTCTGAATCAGAAAGGTTCATTGTTCGCGACGCGCCCTTCCCTTCAGGGCTACATCACTAATCGCGAGGAACTGACCGAAGCCAGCAACGAACTGTTTTCGCTTATCGCCAGCGGCGTGATTAAAGTGGACGTGGCTGAAGCGCAAAAATTTGCGCTGAACGAGGCGCAAAAAGCGCATGAAACGCTGGAAAGCCGGGCAACGCAGGGATCAAGCCTGCTGATCCCCTAG